The DNA sequence CTGGCCGGCGTGCCGGTGATCAACCCGCTCTGCGATCTGGGCGGGCATGTGTACGGCTGCTACCACAGCAGCTGCGACGATGTGCACCTGGTCGACCCGCGGGACATGGTGAACAACGTGCGCTTCGTGGGTGCGTTGCTGCTGTTGCTGGCCGATGCGGACACGCTGCCGCGTCGCTTCACGGAGGAGGAGCTCGGCGTGCGGCTCCGCGCCGACGGGCTGGAGGAGAAGCTCCGGATGGCCGGGCAGTGGCGCTGGTAGGGGGCCGGTGGGATCAGGCCTTGCCCTCGCCCTTTTCCGGCGCGATCATGCCCTCCAGGTCGCGGTCGAAGAGGTAGAGCCCGCCCTTGTCGTTGCCGATCAGGTTCAGCTTGTCGATGAGGGTGCGGGCCAGCGCCTCCTCCTCGATCTGCTCGCTCACGTACCACTGCATGAAGTTGTGCGTGGTGTAGTCCTTCTCCTTCAGGCAGGTGTCCACCACCTGGTTGATGGTGGCCGTCACGTGCGTTTCGTGCTCCAGCAGGCTGCGGAAGATGTCGGTGATGCTCTTGAAGTCCGTGGAGGGCTGCTTGAGGGCCGGCACCACGGCGCGGCCGCCGCGCTCGTTCACGAACTTGATCAGCTTCAGCATGTGCATGCGTTCCTCGTCGCTGTGGCGGTAGAGGAAGGCGGCCGTTCCGCTGAGGCCCTGGTTCTCGGCCCAGCTGGCCATGGCAAGGTAGGCCTGGCTGCTGCTGGCCTCAATGGCGATCTGCCCGTTGAGGGCGCTCTCGATCTTCTTGGATAGCATGGGGCAAAGGTAGCGGGCCGATCAGCGGTTGTTGAAGTGGCCCATGGCCTGGGCGATGCCCAGCAGGCCCACCTGCACCACGGCCTTGGCGGCCAGTTCCACCCGCTCGGGCAGCAGGGCCTGTTCCTCCGGCGTCCAGCGGCCCAGCACGTATTCGCTCTGCCTGCCGCGGGGGAAGGCGCTGCCAATGCCGAAGCGCAGCCTCGGGAAGGCCTCCGTGCCGAGCACCTCGATGATGTGGCTGAGGCCGTTGTGGCCACCAGCCCCTCCACTGGACCGAAGCCGCACTTTGCCGAACGGCAGGGCCAGGTCATCGCTCACCACCAGCACACGCTCGGCCGGCACGTCCTCCTGGTCCATCCAGTAGCGCACGGCCTTGCCGCTGAGGTTCATGAAGGTCTGTGGTTTGAGCAGGATGAAGCTTCGGCCCTTATGGCGGAATTCGGCACGATCGGCGTAGCGCGCCGGCGCGAACCGCACCTCGAAGGCCCGGGCCAGATGGTCCACGACGTCGGATCCGATGTTGTGGCGGGTGCCGACATATTCCGGGCCGGGGTTGCCGAGGCCCACGATCAGGTGCTTCATGGGGTGCAATGCGCACGGACCCCGTGGGTGCGGGGTCCGTGCAGGGGGTGTGCGGCCCTGGGGGCCGGGTCATCACTTCTTGGCGGCGGGCTTGGCCTCGGCCTTCTTGGCATCCGCGGCCGGAGCGGCAGCGGCGGCCGGAGCGGCGGCGGCAGGGGCGGCTTCGGCCTCCTTCTTGGGCACGCTCACCTTCAGCACCACTTCCTCGGGCTTGTTCAACACCTCGATGCCGGCGAACTTCAGGTCGCGCACGCGCACGTTCTGGCCGATCTCCACATGGTCCACATCGTATTCCAGGTGTTCGGGCAGCTGGCTTGGCAGGCCCTTCACCTCCAGCTTGCGCAGGGTCTGGTTCAGCTTGCCGCCCTTGCGCACGCCGGTGGGCTGTCCCTTCAGGCGCAGGCTGAGGGTCACGCGGGCGGGCTTGTCCTCGGCCAGCTCGATGAAGTCGGCGTGGAGGATCTTGTCGGACACCGGGTGGAACTGCGTTTCCTGCAGCTTGGCCATCACCTTGCGGCCTTCCAGGTCGAGCTCGATGCGATAGGCGTCAGGGGTGTGCACCACTTTCCCCAGGGCCGCCTCGTCCGTGGCGAAGTGGGTGACACTGCCACCGCCGTAGAGGACGCAGGGCACCTGCTTCTCGCGGCGAAGCTGGTCGGCGTTCTTGGTGCCGGTGGTGGTGCGCACGGCGCCGGTGAGTTCTACCTTCTTCATGGGTCGGGGGGTTAGGCGATGATGAAATGGCTGCTGATGCTCTCGTGGCTGCGGACGCGCTTGATGACGTCGGCGAACAACTGGGCCACGGTGAGCTGCTTGATCTTGGTGGTGCGGGCCAGCTTCTCGGGCCCGATGGGAATGGTGTCGGTGACGATGAGCTCCGCCAGGCTGGAGCGCTGCAGCCGGTCGCAGGCGTCGCCGCTGAGCACGGCGTGCGTACACACGGCGCGCACGCTCTTGGCCCCCAGGTCGGTCATCATGTCGGCGGCCTTGGTCAGGGTGCCGGCCGTGTCCACCATGTCGTCGATCAGCACAACGTCCTTGTCCTTGACGTCACCGATCACGGTCATCTTCTCGATCTGGTTGGCCACCTTGCGCTGCTTGTAGCAGATGGCCATGTCGCAGCCCAGGTGCTTGCTGTAGGCATTGGCCCGCTTGGTGCCGCCGGTGTCCGGCGCGGCCATCACCAGGTCCTTCAGACCGAGCTCCTTGATGTAGGGCAGGAAGATGCTGCTGGCGAACAGGTGGTCCACCGGCACCTCGAAGAAGCCCTGGATCTGATCGGCGTGAAGGTCCATGGTCATCACGCGGTCCACACCGGCGGCCGTCAGCATGTTGGCCACCAGCTTGGCGCCGATGCTCACGCGCGGCTTGTCCTTGCGGTCCTGCCGGGCGAAGCCGAAATAGGGGATCACGGCCACGATGCGTTTGGCGCTCGCCCGCTTGGCGGCATCCACCATCATCAGCAGCTCGAACAGGTTGTCGCTGGGCGGAAAGGTGCTCTGCACGATGAAGACCAGTTCGCCGCGGACCGTCTCCTCGAAACTGGGCTGGAACTCCCCGTCGCTGAAGCGGCTGACGGAGACCTCCCCGAGCCGCTCGCCGGAAAAGGCGGCGATCTTCTCGGCCAGATACCGCGTGGCGGTACCGCTGAAGATCTTGGCGGACTCGTACATGGCTTCCCGCGAAAGGGCTGCAAAGGTAGTTATCTCCGGGAGGTTATCAACGATCGTTGGTGGACCCCGGGAAACAGGGAGGGCGCGGCTTTGAGCGACCTTCGTGGCCCACCCCGCCCCGGATGCCTTCCAGACGCCCCTCCCCCACTGACGGCCACCTGGCCCCCCGCGTGCTGGCGGCCGTGCAGCGCGCCGGCCATGCCGGTGTCACCAGCCAGCAACTGGCCCTGCAGTTGGGCTTCCGCGACAAGGGGCAGCGCTACCTGCTGTACGATGCCCTGGAGGCCCTGTTGGACGAGGGGCGCATCCGCAGCGGCAAGAAGGGACGGTACATCGCGTCCGGCGGGGCCGACACCCTGGAGGGCACCATCGACATCATCGGCAGCGGGGGCGGGTACGTGCGGCCCGATCCGGCGGGCGACACAGGCCGCGGCGATGTGTTCGTGCATCCCCGCAACGTGGGGACCGCCCTGCATGGCGACACCGTGCGGGTGAAGCTCACCGGCGGACGCGGCCAGCGACCCGAAGGCCGGGTGGTGGACGTGCTGCGCCGACGCCGGACGGAGTTCGTGGGCACGGTGCACATCCGCCAGGGCCGGCTGATGCTGGTGGCCGACGACCAGCGCGTGCAACGTCCCTTCCTGATCCCGGCCAACGAGGCCCGTGGCGCACGCGAGGGCGACAAGGCCATCATCGCTCTGGGCGAATGGAAGGACGCCCGCGACCTGCCGCGCGGCAGCGTGGTGCGCGTGCTGGGCCGCGCCGGCGAGCACCAGGTGGAGATGCACGCGATCCTCGCGGAGTTCGGCCTGCCGCTGGAGTTCCCCGAGAGCGTGCTCGCCGCGGCCTCCACGATCCCCGATGGATGCACGCCCCAGGAGATCGCACGGCGCCGCGACATCCGCAGCATCCCCACCCTCACCATCGATCCGGAGGATGCCAAGGACCTGGACGATGCCCTGAGCGTTCGGCAACTGGACAACGGCCATTGGGAGGTGGGCGTGCACATCGCCGACGTGAGCCACTACGTACACCCCGGCTCGGTGATCGACCTGGAGGGGTCGGCCCGCGCCACCAGCGTGTACCTGGTGGACCGCGTGGTGCCCATGCTGCCCGAACGGCTCAGCAACGACCTGTGCTCCCTGAACCCCCACACCGACAAGCTGAGCTTCAGCGCCATCTTCGAACTGGACGATCGCGCCCGGGTGAAGGCCGAGTGGTTCGGGCGCACGGTGATGCGCAGCCAGCGGCGCTTCGCCTATGCCGAGGCCCAGGCCATCATCGACGGGGCCACGGGTGAGTTCGGGGCCGAGGTGCTCACCCTGCACAAGCTGGCGCAGGTGCTGCGCAGCGAGCGCATCGCCAACGGGGCGCTGGAGATCGGCGGCAACGAGGTGAAGTTCCGGTTGGACGAGAAGGGGCGGCCGATCGAGGTGTACGAGAAGGTGATGGGGCCGGCCAACTGGTTGATCGAAGAGTTCATGCTGCTGGCCAACAAGCGGGTGGCCGCCTGGGTGGGCAAGCAGCGCAAGGGCGGTGTTCCGCCCTTCGTCTACCGGGTCCACGACCTGCCCGATACCGAGAAAGTGGAACAGCTGCGCGCTCTGGCCCGCAGCTTCGGGCACGAGCTCAGCATCGGCAAGGGCGAGGACCTGCCCCATGCGATCAACCGGTTGCTGCGGGCCGTGAAGGGTCGCGAGGAGGAGAACATCATCAAGCAGGTGGCCATCCGCAGCATGGCCAAGGCCATCTACAGCACCGACAACATCGGCCACTACGGCCTGGCCTTCGAGCACTACACGCACTTCACCAGCCCCATCCGCCGGTACCCGGACCTGCTGGTGCACCGGGCCCTGGCGCACTACCTGGGCGGTGGCCGCCACCTGGACAAGGAGGCGCTGGAGCTGAGCTGCCGGCACAGCAGCAACATGGAGAAGCGGGCGGCCGATGCCGAACGGGCCAGCATCCGGTACAAGCAGGCCGAGTACCTCCTGGCCCGGGTGGGCGAGCGGTTCGAGGGGACCATCAGCGGCCTCACCAACTGGGGCGTGTACGTGGAGCTGAAGGCCAACCGCTGCGAGGGCATGATCCCCCTGCGCGAACTGCCCGGCGACGCCTACCGCTTCGATGCCGAACGCTACCAGGTGGCCGGGCTGCGCACGGGCCGGCGCTTAAGGCTGGGTGATGAGGTGGCCGTCCGCATCAAGGCGGTGGACATGGACCGCCGCACGGTGGACCTGGTGCTGGACGAGGCGCGTGGGTCAAGGCCCCCCGCGAAAGGACGCACTAAACGAGCTTGAGGCGACGCGAAAGGTCGTCCTTGTAGCTGCCGCCGATCGGGATCACCTTCTTGTCGTTCTCCAGGATCAGGTTGGGCTGCTCGATGGCCACGATCTTGTCGATGCGCACGATGAAGGAGCGGTGCACCCGGGCGAACTCGCTCTCGGGCAGCTTGCCCTCGATGTCCTTCATGGTGCTGTGCACCGTGTAGCGTGCGTTGAGGGTGTTGATCACCACGTAATCCTTGAGCGCCTCGATGTAGTAGATGTCGCTGATGCGCAGCTTCACCAGGCGGCTGTTGCTCTTCACGAAGAGCAGGTCGTTGGCGCTGCCCTGGCTTTCCACCAGGTTGAACAACAGGTCGCGCTCCTTGAGCACCTCGGCCTCCTTCTTGTGCTTGTACAGCGCCATCTCGATCGACGTGTGGATGTCGATCTCCTTGAAGGGCTTGATGATGTAACCGTAAGGCTGGGTCACCTTGGCCTTGTTCAGGGTGCTTTCGTCGGCATAGGCCGTCAGGAAGATCACCGGGATGTTGGTCTCCTGGCGGATCTGCGTGGCGGCCTCGATGCCGTTCATCTCCCCCTTGAGCATGATGTCCATGAGGATGATGTCGGGCTGGGCCTCCACAGCGAGCTTCACGGCCTGTTCGCCCGTGGCGGCGGCACCCACGACATGGTAGCCCAGCTTCTTCAGGCTGTGCTGGATGTCCTTGCTCACGATGCTCTCGTCCTCAACGACCAGGACATTGGTCTGGGCCATGTGCGCGCGCTACTTGATGCGATCAAAAGTAAGGAAATACCGCACCCCCGGGCCGCTTTCGCGTTCCAGCCGGGCATCGAGCTGTTCGCTGAGGGTCGCCACCAGTTGCAGGCCCAGATTGGCATCGCGCTCGGCGTCGAAGCCTTCGGGCAGGCCGATGCCATCGTCGGCCACCTCCACGGTGACGCGCCCGTCCCGGCAGGAGAGGGCGATGGTGATGATGCCCGCCGCGCCGTCCGGATAGCCGTGCTTGAGGGCGTTGCTGATCAGCTCGTTGAGGATGAGGCCGCAGGGGATGGCCTGGTCCAGCACGAGCTCCACCCGCTCCAGGTCGGTGCGCAGCTCCACCTTGCCGCTGAGGCTGTAGCTCAGCACCAGGTTGCGGGCCAGGCGATCGATGTAGGACGACAGGTCGACGCTGCTGAAGGTCTTGTTCTGGTACAGGCTCTCATGGATGAAGCTCATCGAGCGGATGCGGTCCTGGCTCTCGCGGATCAGGTCGAGCATGCGCTGGTCGTGCCCCACATAGGCGGTCTGCAGATTGAGGATGCTGCTGATGATCTGCAGGTTGTTCTTCACGCGGTGATGCACTTCTTTGAGCAGCACCTCATTCTCGCGCAGGCGTTCGATCAGCTGGCGTTCGGCCTCCTTCTTGTCGGTGATGCCATAGGCCAGGCAGCTGATCTCGGCCACGCGCCCGTCCACGCGGATGGGGTTCAGGAAGTTCTCCACCCACCGGGTGCGGCCGTCGGTGTCGTGCATCTCCACCTCGAACTGGCGGGGCCGGCCCTTCATGGCGGCCTCGTAGTGGGTGCGGATGGACCGGCGTTCGGCCGGGGCCACGCGCTCCAGCATGTGCTCCAGGAAGGCATCGCCCACCCGCGGGGTGTAGCCGAAGGCCTCCGTGCTGCTGTCCCGGAAATGGTCGTTCAACGAGGTGATGCGGAACTCCTGGTCCAGGGTCCACACCATCATGTTGGCGCTGTTCTCGAAGATGGCCGTCAGGCGCGCGGCCTGCTCGCGCACGGTACGCTCGGCGAGCTTCTGCTCGGTGATCTCATGGCCCACGCCGAAGACCTCGCGCACCCGGCCATCCGCGCTGAACACCGGGCTCAGGAAGACCTCGTTGCTCACGTACCGGCCCCGGGCATCGGTGAGCTCGGTCTCGAACCGCAGCGGGCGGCCCGTGAAGGCCTCCCGGTATTTCTCCTCCCAGAACGCATGGTAGGTCTCGCTGGCGAAGCGTTTGCGCGGGATGTTACCATCCCGGTTGATCTCCGGGCGCGTGCCGTACAGGCGTTCGATCATCCGGGCGTAGCCCTGGTTGAAGCTCGTGAGGGCGATGCGCTCATCCACGCTCCAGAACATGTGCTCGCTGCTCTCGAAGAGGGCGCGCAAGGTGGCCTCCTGCTTCACCACCAGCCCGCGGGCCTCATGCTCCCGGGTGACGTCGCGGAAGATGCCGCGCGTGGCCACCGGACGGCCATCCACCCGGCGCACGTTGCGGTTGCCCTCCACGGTGATGCTGCGGCCGTCCTTGGCCAGCAGCACGGTGGTGATGGGCCCGCCCGGCTCGCCGGCGAAGGCGCCCTCGAACTGGGCACGAAAAGCCTCCCGGTGATCGGGATGCACCACGTCCCACACCGTGATGTGCGCGACCTCTTCGGAGGTGTAGCCGAGCGTGTCGCGCCAGGCCCTGTTCACGTACTCGAAGCGGCCATCGGGCGTCACGCTCTGGATCAGGTCCATCGCGTTCTCGAAAAGGTCGCGGTACCGCTCCTCACTGGCCCGCAACGCCTCCTGGTCACGCTTGGCGTGGGTGATGTCGCGGCTCACGCCCATGCTGCCCAGGAGCGAGCCCTGCTCGTCGTACAACCGGGAGGCGGCCAGGAAGGTGAGGAACACCTCCCCCTTGTGATCGACGTTGTGCACTTCGCCGGCGAAGGCCCCGTGCGCGTTCAGTTCCCCCTGGATGCGGGCGTGCTCCTCCCCGTGCGCGTAGAGCATGCGGGCGGGACGGCCCAGCACCTCATCCGCCTCGTAACCGAAGCGCACCATGGCCGCCGGGTTGAACTCGGTGATGAGCCCGGCCTCGTCCACGGCGATGATCATGTCCAGGGAGCTGTCCACCAGGCTGCGCGCGAAGCGCTTCGCGCGGCGCAGTTCCTCCTGTGTGCGGCGGTGGTCCATGATCTCCTGGCGCAGCACACGGTTCACTTCCTCGGCCATCTGGGCCCGCAGACCGGCCTCCATGGTGGCCCGCATGCGCCCGACGTCGCGCAGGTGCACCTGCACGGCGGGCGCACCTTCATGGAACGTGCGTGAGGCGGAAAGGAGCACACGCCCGCCGGAACCGTCGGCACGCCGCAGGGCCAGCTCCACGGGGGCGCCCTCACCCTCGCGGCGGGCTTCCTCCAGGCACGCGGCCAGCACCGGCCGATGCGTGGGTTCCACGGCATCGGCCAGGACGGTCCCGGTACTGGGCGCACCCATCAGCAGGTCGGCGGTGGGATTGCCGTACCGCACAAGGCCATCCTGCACGATGAGGATCCCCTCCGGGGCATGCTCCACGAGCCGGCGGTAGTTCTCCAGCAGCGCCTGCTGCTCCAGTTCGGCCTGCACCTGGGGCGACCGGTCGATCAGCGTGCCCGCGATGGTGGTGATCCCATCCTCGGAGCGGTCCAGGTAGACGTTCTCGAGCACATGCACCGTGCGACCGCTGAAATGGCGCAGGCGGATGGTGTGGTTGATGAGGTGCCCGCGTTCGGTGAGCTCCTTCAGGTACTCCGTGCGGTCCTCCTCGTTCAGGTAGAGCACCTTGGCGTTCACCTGCATCAAGGCATCCCGGTCCGGATAGCCCAGGATACGGGCCATGGAGGCGTTGCACTCCAGGAAACGCCCGTCCAGCGTGGTGCGGAACACGCCGGCCATGTTGCGGTCCACCAGGTCCTCGTACTGCCGGCGCAGCTCCAGATAAGCCCTGGCCAGCTCCTGGGTGCGTGACCCTTCCGCATCGGCCGTTCCGCTCATCGGGTCGAACTTACACAGGTGGTCGGTGACCGCAGCTGCGCTGGATCATGGGGCATCGCCACCGCTCTCGAACGGCGGGGGCACGCGGGTGCCATCGATCTTCACCTCCTGGCCGTCCTTGTAGCGGATGGTGATCAGCAGCTGTCCCTCGGGCGACCAGTGTTCGAAATCGCCCTGCTGCAGGCCCATGGCGTACCGGCCTTCCAGCCGCAACTGCCCGTTGGGCCACCACCACCGATGCCTGCCGTTGGGCTCACCGCCCACGAAGGAGCCCTCGAAACTGCGCTTGCCGCTCTCAAAGGTGTGACGCCACTCCCCCTCCTTCTGCCCGTCCTGGTAGGCACCCTCCTCGGTGTGGTCGCCCACGCGATAGAACCATTTGCCTTCGCGCTTGCCATCGATGTACTCGCCCTGCGTGATCACGTTGCCCTCCTCATCATACTCCACGGAAGCGCCGTCCTCCCGGCCCTTGCGGTAGTTCTCCTCGCGGTGCAGCTTGCCGCTCTCATAGAACCATTTCCAGAGGTTCTGCGCCTGCCCCGCCTGGTAGCGTCCCTTCTGCTCCACCGCGCCGCTGCGGTGGAAAAAGGTCCACTCCCCTTCCCGCTTGCCGTCCTTGTACTCGCCCTCCGCCCGCTTCTCGCCGGTCACGTAATACTCCGTCCAGCGGCCCTGCGGCACACCGCGCTCATCCACCGGTCCTTCCCGCATCAGGCGGTCGTCGGTGTAAATGGCCGCTGAGCGCACCTGGCCCTGCTCATCGTACTCGCGGAAAAGCCCTTCACGCATGCCTTGCTTGCTGTAGCTGCCGATGCTGGCCACCCGGCCGTTGGAGTGATAGGTGTTCTTGATGGTCAGCGTCATCGCCGCACGCGAACCGGTGTCCACCTGGTCCTGGTCGTACTTCACCATCTGCTTCAGGCTGCCGGCCGCATCATACTCCTTGTAGATGCCCTGCCGCTTGTCGTCCACATAGGTGCACTCCCACTTCACCTTGCCGTTGGCGTGGAATTCCTTCCAGGGTCCCTGCTTGAGCCCGGCCGCATCGATCCGGTTGATGGGCTCGCGCTTGCGGAGCATGCCGCCCCCGTAGCTCAACAGCGCCACGAGCCGGCCGTCCTCGGCGTATTCACCCCCCCTGCCCTCCTCCTTGCCCGCCACGAAGGGCACCACCTTGTGCACCTGACCGTTCGGGTGGTAGTAGGTGCTGTTGCCCTCGCGCACATCGGCCGCGTAGCGCTCCTCGCTCACCAGTGCGCCCGAGGCGTCGAACTTGCGCTGTGCCCCGTTCTTGCGGCCATCGGTGTATTCGATCGTGGAACTGAGCCATCCTTCCGGGGCGTAGAACTTCCACAGGCTGTCGAGCTGGAACCGGGTGCGTGCGCCCTCGGACCGCAGCACGCCGTTCTCGTAGTAGGTCTTCCAGATCCCCTCGGGCTTGCCGTCCACCAGCATGCCCTCGCTGCTCACCGTGCCGTTGGGATGGCGGTACTGGGTGAAACCGTCCTGACCGGCCGCCACAAAGGTGCAGCACAGGACGGCGGCCACCACGATCATCCGATGCCCTGCACGTATCCCATGAATACTTTCTTTAAAGAGAATAGATGATATAGTAAGGGCTGTGGACACGGTGGATGATCGGTGGGCCGCCCGCTTGCACGAACGGGTTATCAAAAGTAGTTCACCACGGCGGGCCGTCCTGTGGATAACGTGCAGAACGCTGACCCGCGGTGGACGTGGACCGGGCATCGGTCATCCACGATCGTGGATGATCACCGTTCCCTGGACCGGTTGAAAACCTGGAGCCGGTTGCCGACCCTTGGGCGGTGGGATCCCCCGTGCACAACCCGGTAGAAGATGCGCTTGCTGTTGACGATCCCCTGGCGTATGGCACGGTGGACAACTCGCAGGGCGGAAAAGTTGTTGATCGATCATCCACAGGGATCGACCGTGATCGACGATCGGATCGTGGACAACGGGGCCGGGGTATCTTTGAGGCATGGCACAACACATCGCCGTGGGCAGTGATCATGCGGGTTTGGACCTGAAGCACGCCGTGAAGGAACACCTGCGGGCACGCGGGGTGGAGGTGACCGACAAGGGCACCCATGTGCGGGAGAGCGTGGACTATCCGGACCATGCCCATGCGGTGGCCGCGGCGGTGGCCGCCCACCAGGCCGAGCTCGGCATCCTCATCTGCGGCAGCGGCAACGGCGTGGCCATCACCGCCAACAAGCACCGCGGGGTGCGGGCAGCCCTGGCCTGGCTGCCCGAGCTGGGCCGGTTGGCGCGCGAGCACAACGACGCGAACGTGCTGGCCCTTCCGGCACGGTTCATCAGTGTGGAGCAGGCCCTTGCCGTGGTGGATGCCTTCCTTGATGCCCGCTTCGAAGGAGGCCGCCATCAGGCGCGGGTGGAGAAGATCGAACAGGCATGAAGGGCCGCTTCGGTACGTTGATCGTCGTGCTGCTCGTGGTGCTGGGAAAGGTCCCGGCCCAGGTGGACAGCACGGCCCTGCGGTATGCGTCCACCATCACCGCGGCCGACCTCATGCAGCACCTGGGCATCCTGGCCAGCGATGCCTATGAGGGCCGTGAGGCCGGCCAGCGCGGGCAGAAGATGGCCGCGGAATACCTGCGCGAGCAGTTCCAGGCCTTCGGGATCCCCGAGGTGCCCGGCGGGGCCGAACGCGGCATCACACAGGGCTATTTCCAGCCCTTCGTGCTGGAGGTGCGGCGCCCCGGAGGCATCGTGGTGAAGGTGTCCGGCAAGCCGTACCGCTACCTGGAGGGGATGTTCTACTTCAATGAACGGTTGGAACAGGACCTGCGGGTGGAACAGGCGCTGGTGGTGTGTGCTCCCGCCGCGATGCGGCCCGATACCGTGCTGCGCGGCCGCGACCTCAAGGGCATGGCCCTGCTGGTGGTGGAGCGCGCACCAACAGGAGCCTCCCCACTGTCCGCCGTGAGCGCATGGACCACCGCGGCCGAACAGGCCGGAGCCGCGGTGCTGTTCTACGCCACACCGACATACGGGGAGCTGCGCAGCACCTACCAGCATCACCTGTCCAGTGCGCGTATGCGGCTGGCGGGCGATCGGGACGCGCGCGGGGGAAAGCGGCCGGAGCGGGCAGGTGCCTTGCAGGTGATCCTGGCGGGGCCCGACCTCCGCGATGCACTGCTGGCCGGTGCCGGATGGACGGAGGCCCGCCTGGTGAAACGCGCCCGGAAACGTCCGGTCACCGTTCCGTTCGCACCGGACCTGGTGCTGAGCGCCACTCCGTTGAAAAGCGAGCTCATCAGCGAGAACGTGTTGGCTTATGTGGAGGGCGGCGACCTCAAGGACGAACTGGTAGTGGTGACCGCGCATTACGACCACATCGGCAAGGAGGGCAGCGAGGTGTACAACGGGGCGGATGATGATGGCAGCGGCACGGTGGCGCTACTGGAAATGGCCGAGGCGTTCGCGCGGGCGAAGGCCGATGGTCAGGGCCCGCGCCGCAGCGTGCTCTTCATGCCGGTGAGCGCCGAGGAGAAGGGCCTGCTGGGTTCGCAGTACTACAGTGAGCATCCGGTCTTCCCCCTGGACCGCACGGTGGCCGACCTCAACATCGACATGATCGGACGCCGGGACAGTGCCCACGCCACCGGCGCACCGTACGTGTATGTGATCGGCAGCGACCGGATGAGCACCGAGCTGCATGCGCTCAACGAGCAGGCCAACCGCACCTACACCGGGCTGGAGCTCGACTACACCTTCAACGCACCGGACGATCCCAACAAGTACTACTACCGCAGCGACCACTACAACTTCACGCGCAACGGGGTGCCGGCCATCTTCTACTTCAGCGGTGTGCACGAGGACTACCATGGCCCCGGCGACGAGGTGGACAAGATCCTGCCCGACCTGCTGGAGCAACGCACCCGCCTGGTGTTCCACACCGCCTGGTTGCTGGCCAACCGGCCCGAACGGATCGTGGTGGACCGCCCCGAGGGCGGCAAGTAGGCCCTGCTAGGAGGCCTGCGCCGGTTCGGCCAGCAGGTCCTGCAGGAAGCGCTCGAGGTTGCGCTTGTAGTGCGTGTAGTGCTCGCCGGTGCCCGGCCCATAGAAGCCCGTGCGGATGCGACGCACCTTGCCCTGCCGGTCGATGATGATGCAGGTCGGGTAGCTCATCACGTGGTCCAGGAAGGGCAGCTTGGCGCTGGCCACCTCCTTGTTGGCGTTGCCGGCGTACACGATGGGGTAGTTCACCTGCAGGCGGTCGCGGAAGTGCTTCAATGCGGCGATGGAGCGGGCCTCGTCCTCGTACTTCTCGAAG is a window from the Flavobacteriales bacterium genome containing:
- a CDS encoding ferritin, with product MLSKKIESALNGQIAIEASSSQAYLAMASWAENQGLSGTAAFLYRHSDEERMHMLKLIKFVNERGGRAVVPALKQPSTDFKSITDIFRSLLEHETHVTATINQVVDTCLKEKDYTTHNFMQWYVSEQIEEEALARTLIDKLNLIGNDKGGLYLFDRDLEGMIAPEKGEGKA
- a CDS encoding aminoacyl-tRNA hydrolase — its product is MKHLIVGLGNPGPEYVGTRHNIGSDVVDHLARAFEVRFAPARYADRAEFRHKGRSFILLKPQTFMNLSGKAVRYWMDQEDVPAERVLVVSDDLALPFGKVRLRSSGGAGGHNGLSHIIEVLGTEAFPRLRFGIGSAFPRGRQSEYVLGRWTPEEQALLPERVELAAKAVVQVGLLGIAQAMGHFNNR
- a CDS encoding 50S ribosomal protein L25 — encoded protein: MKKVELTGAVRTTTGTKNADQLRREKQVPCVLYGGGSVTHFATDEAALGKVVHTPDAYRIELDLEGRKVMAKLQETQFHPVSDKILHADFIELAEDKPARVTLSLRLKGQPTGVRKGGKLNQTLRKLEVKGLPSQLPEHLEYDVDHVEIGQNVRVRDLKFAGIEVLNKPEEVVLKVSVPKKEAEAAPAAAAPAAAAAPAADAKKAEAKPAAKK
- a CDS encoding ribose-phosphate pyrophosphokinase, translated to MYESAKIFSGTATRYLAEKIAAFSGERLGEVSVSRFSDGEFQPSFEETVRGELVFIVQSTFPPSDNLFELLMMVDAAKRASAKRIVAVIPYFGFARQDRKDKPRVSIGAKLVANMLTAAGVDRVMTMDLHADQIQGFFEVPVDHLFASSIFLPYIKELGLKDLVMAAPDTGGTKRANAYSKHLGCDMAICYKQRKVANQIEKMTVIGDVKDKDVVLIDDMVDTAGTLTKAADMMTDLGAKSVRAVCTHAVLSGDACDRLQRSSLAELIVTDTIPIGPEKLARTTKIKQLTVAQLFADVIKRVRSHESISSHFIIA
- the rnr gene encoding ribonuclease R, coding for MPSRRPSPTDGHLAPRVLAAVQRAGHAGVTSQQLALQLGFRDKGQRYLLYDALEALLDEGRIRSGKKGRYIASGGADTLEGTIDIIGSGGGYVRPDPAGDTGRGDVFVHPRNVGTALHGDTVRVKLTGGRGQRPEGRVVDVLRRRRTEFVGTVHIRQGRLMLVADDQRVQRPFLIPANEARGAREGDKAIIALGEWKDARDLPRGSVVRVLGRAGEHQVEMHAILAEFGLPLEFPESVLAAASTIPDGCTPQEIARRRDIRSIPTLTIDPEDAKDLDDALSVRQLDNGHWEVGVHIADVSHYVHPGSVIDLEGSARATSVYLVDRVVPMLPERLSNDLCSLNPHTDKLSFSAIFELDDRARVKAEWFGRTVMRSQRRFAYAEAQAIIDGATGEFGAEVLTLHKLAQVLRSERIANGALEIGGNEVKFRLDEKGRPIEVYEKVMGPANWLIEEFMLLANKRVAAWVGKQRKGGVPPFVYRVHDLPDTEKVEQLRALARSFGHELSIGKGEDLPHAINRLLRAVKGREEENIIKQVAIRSMAKAIYSTDNIGHYGLAFEHYTHFTSPIRRYPDLLVHRALAHYLGGGRHLDKEALELSCRHSSNMEKRAADAERASIRYKQAEYLLARVGERFEGTISGLTNWGVYVELKANRCEGMIPLRELPGDAYRFDAERYQVAGLRTGRRLRLGDEVAVRIKAVDMDRRTVDLVLDEARGSRPPAKGRTKRA
- a CDS encoding response regulator produces the protein MAQTNVLVVEDESIVSKDIQHSLKKLGYHVVGAAATGEQAVKLAVEAQPDIILMDIMLKGEMNGIEAATQIRQETNIPVIFLTAYADESTLNKAKVTQPYGYIIKPFKEIDIHTSIEMALYKHKKEAEVLKERDLLFNLVESQGSANDLLFVKSNSRLVKLRISDIYYIEALKDYVVINTLNARYTVHSTMKDIEGKLPESEFARVHRSFIVRIDKIVAIEQPNLILENDKKVIPIGGSYKDDLSRRLKLV